A genomic window from Mesorhizobium sp. 131-2-1 includes:
- a CDS encoding glycoside hydrolase family 25 protein codes for MRRLAALIMLTLLGACSTVDDLTPVMSSSSPMVAVRAPRFEDSKPHEWDSGAPWNYAIHGTDVSKYQTSVDWPAAKASGISFAFIKATEGGDRFDEYFNEHWARTRAAGIPRAAYHFFYFCTPAATQARWFIANVPKDRSAMPPVLDMEWNPKSPTCRPRPDAATVRAEMTTFLEMVERHYGRKPIIYTSIDFFDDNGLANFRGYPYWLRSVAGHPRQKYGSHPFTFWQYTGTGIVPGMTGKSDINVFNGSEAAWNKWLRQNTR; via the coding sequence ATGCGCCGTCTTGCGGCCCTCATCATGCTGACGCTGCTTGGCGCCTGCTCGACCGTTGACGACCTCACGCCGGTGATGTCCTCCAGCAGTCCGATGGTTGCGGTGCGCGCGCCGCGCTTCGAGGATTCCAAGCCGCATGAGTGGGACAGCGGCGCGCCATGGAACTACGCCATCCACGGCACCGACGTGTCGAAATACCAGACATCGGTGGACTGGCCGGCGGCCAAGGCGAGCGGCATCTCCTTCGCCTTCATCAAGGCGACCGAGGGCGGCGACCGCTTCGACGAGTATTTCAACGAGCATTGGGCGCGCACGAGAGCCGCTGGAATCCCGCGCGCGGCCTATCATTTCTTCTATTTCTGCACGCCCGCCGCCACGCAGGCGCGCTGGTTCATCGCCAACGTCCCGAAAGACCGTTCGGCGATGCCGCCGGTGCTCGACATGGAATGGAACCCGAAATCGCCGACCTGCCGGCCGCGGCCCGACGCGGCCACCGTGCGCGCGGAGATGACCACCTTCCTCGAAATGGTCGAGAGGCACTACGGCCGGAAGCCGATCATCTACACTTCGATCGACTTCTTCGACGACAATGGTCTGGCCAACTTCCGCGGCTATCCTTACTGGCTGCGCTCGGTCGCCGGCCACCCGCGCCAGAAGTATGGCAGCCATCCTTTCACCTTCTGGCAATATACCGGAACCGGCATCGTTCCGGGCATGACCGGCAAATCCGACATCAACGTCTTCAACGGCTCTGAAGCCGCCTGGAACAAGTGGCTGCGGCAGAACACCCGTTGA